A window from Mytilus galloprovincialis chromosome 8, xbMytGall1.hap1.1, whole genome shotgun sequence encodes these proteins:
- the LOC143085287 gene encoding G-protein coupled receptor moody-like: protein MNGTSSCTEWWCDEPETLLVLEIIIIILCLIGSTGNILTVLAICFSSLRFNINCVLIGSLSFAGILYCCLILPLEVVTFHRQNHTVPPLFCNAVGGIRYTLVGVILIHLGIIALYRYLNVVHITQYQKLSKTKPLIITIAIGWLLPLVFTMPASFQVWGGFTYVPAILACTFDRDIEQSNRIVTVSLGFIVPCIFIIFCYARIGIKAYGSSKRSKNTSLMKALRLSAMMLCIFAAYFVGTFPYFVVNIHDQSFSKPVQHIWTTFLGWTLYCINPIVYTVMDLKFRRAYKQLLLCKCEKNPVRRIASGTSTRV from the exons ATGAACGGGACAAGTAGCTGTACGGAATGGTGGTGTGATGAACCTGAGACATTACTGGTATTAGAAATTATTATCATCATTCTATGTTTAATAGGAAGTACTGGAAATATTCTCACTGTTCTAGCAATTTGTTTCTCAAGTTTACGTTTCAATATAAACTGTGTTTTAATTGGAAGTTTAAGTTTTGCTGGAATTCTATACTGTTGTTTGATCCTACCATTAGAAGTAGTGACATTTCACAGACAAAATCATACAGTGCCTCCATTATTCTGTAATGCCGTTGGAGGAATTAGGTACACACTTGTGGGCGTTATTCTGATACACTTAGGAATCATTGCACTGTATCGGTACCTAAATGTAGTGCATATAACACAATACCAAAAACTTTCCAAAACTAAACCATTGATAATAACCATTGCTATTGGATGGTTACTGCCACTTGTGTTTACAATGCCAGCTTCATTCCAAGTCTGGGGTGGATTTACATATGTTCCAGCTATTTTAGCCTGTACATTCGATAGAGATATAGAACAATCGAACAGAATTGTAACTGTTTCATTAGGTTTTATAGTACCATGTATTTTCATCATATTCTGTTATGCTAGAATAGGAATCAAAGCCTATGGAAGTTCAAAACGTTCAAAAAACACATCTCTAATGAAAGCTTTGCGTCTATCTGCAATGATGTTGTGTATATTTGCAGCATATTTTGTTGGGACATTTCCTTATTTCGTTGTCAATATTCATGACCAATCATTTTCTAAACCTGTCCAACATATATGGACTACATTTTTAGGCTGGACACTTTACTGTATAAATCCTATAGTGTATACAGTTATGGATTTAAAATTCCGCAGAGCCTATAAACAACTTCTCTTgtgtaaatgtgaaaaaaatcctGTAAGAAGGATAGCTTCAG GTACAAGTACTAGAGTGTAA
- the LOC143085285 gene encoding G-protein coupled receptor moody-like, with the protein MKDKCMEWWCDEPETLLVLEIIVIVLSLIGCVWNIITILAICFSSLRFKTYCVFIGSLSLAGFLYCCVILPLEAVTFHKQYHSVPPLFCNAVGGVRYTLVGVIVIHLGIIALYRYLNVVHLKQYQTLSKRKPLIITIAIGWLLPLVFTMPASLQVWGGFKYVPAILACTFDRDIEQSNRVLTVTLGFIVPCIFIIFCYVRIGIKAYGSSKRAKSTSLVTALRRSAMMLCIFAAYFVGTFPYFVVNIYDQSFSKPVHHVWTTFLGWTLYCVNPIVYTVMDFKFRRAYKQFFSCKCEKNPRRGSSFTRKNPLERVSSGTFTPPLKRMSSITNTNPEKHVHPDTLSTIPVKSLHSASGANSYSVRGATSNTNTNSVRRVPPDLATYV; encoded by the coding sequence ATGAAGGATAAATGTATGGAATGGTGGTGTGATGAACCAGAGACATTACTGGTATTAGAAATTATTGTAATCGTTCTCAGTTTAATTGGATGTGTTTGGAATATAATTACTATTCTTGCGATTTGTTTTTCCAGTTTACGTTTCAAAACATACTGTGTCTTTATTGGAAGTTTGAGCCTTGCTGGATTTTTATATTGTTGTGTGATTCTACCATTAGAAGCAGTGACATTTCACAAACAATATCATTCCGTTCCGCCATTATTCTGTAATGCAGTGGGAGGAGTAAGATACACACTTGTCGGTGTTATAGTGATACACTTAGGAATTATTGCACTGTATCGGTACCTAAATGTTGTACATTTAAAGCAATACCAAACACTATCTAAGAGAAAACCATTGATAATTACAATTGCTATTGGGTGGTTACTGCCACTTGTGTTTACAATGCCAGCTTCATTACAAGTCTGGGGTGGATTTAAATATGTACCCGCCATTTTGGCATGTACTTTCGATCGAGACATAGAACAATCGAACAGAGTTCTCACTGTAACACTAGGTTTTATAGTACCATGTATTTTCATCATATTCTGTTATGTTAGAATAGGAATCAAAGCGTATGGAAGCTCAAAACGTGCCAAAAGCACATCTCTGGTAACAGCTTTGCGTCGTTCTGCAATGATGTTGTGTATATTTGCAGCCTATTTTGTTGGGACATTTCCTTATTTCGTTGTCAATATTTATGACCAATCATTTTCTAAACCTGTCCATCATGTCTGGACTACATTTTTAGGATGGACATTGTACTGTGTAAATCCTATAGTGTATACAGTTATGGATTTTAAATTCCGCAGAGCCTACAAACAATTTTTCTCgtgtaaatgtgaaaaaaatcctAGAAGAGGGTCTTCATTTACAAGGAAAAATCCTTTAGAAAGGGTGTCTTCAGGTACATTTACACCTCCTTTAAAAAGGATGTCTTCAATTACAAATACAAATCCTGAAAAACATGTGCATCCAGACACATTGAGTACAATTCCTGTTAAAAGCTTGCATTCAGCCTCAGGTGCAAATTCATATTCTGTAAGAGGAGCAACCtccaatacaaatacaaattctGTAAGACGGGTGCCTCCAGATCTAGCTACATATGTGTGA